A single window of Hyla sarda isolate aHylSar1 chromosome 2, aHylSar1.hap1, whole genome shotgun sequence DNA harbors:
- the LOC130355469 gene encoding DNA dC->dU-editing enzyme APOBEC3-like, with protein sequence MWAVGPPSFLHENSKMNGVTEGRKTRKPCITIDKTLFIRKFLSEEEFNNNFNTVDLVKNTLVCFSLEDKKPPWKLWGYAYNNPRVEHAEIIVLRELSKFFGANPTKIETEYKITLYASYSPCLNCCEEVCKFLINSKEKIIMNLNISKFYNFHDYDNKISLKMMRENGVCIKMMNMEEYKACFYLFVDPNEQFKPCEELDIQCERNEIELDHLWSEEFEDYLFRRRRPNSVFFASEDFSPGHNNNALIRLQEDIATPKKNKQEKESQAKTPVKLPPLKYIDCKETLKRKLTFD encoded by the exons ATGTGGGCAGTAGGACCGCCCAGCTTCCTTCATGAAAACAGCAAGATGAACGGAGTAACAGAAGGAAGAAAAACAAGAAAACCATGCA TTACAATAGACAAGACATTGTTCATCAGGAAATTTTTATCGGAAGAAGAATTTAATAATAACTTTAATACTGTGGATTTGGTGAAAAACACATTGGTGTGTTTCAGCCTTGAGGACAAGAAACCACCATGGAAGCTATGGGGTTATGCTTACAACAATCCAAGAGTTGAGCATGCGGAGATAATTGTTTTACGGGAACTCTCaaaattttttggtgcaaatcctACAAAAATTGAGACTGAATATAAAATCACATTATATGCATCCTACAGTCCCTGCCTTAATTGTTGTGAAGAAGTATGCAAATTTCTCattaacagcaaagaaaaaataatCATGAACTTAAATATTTCCAAATTTTATAACTTTCATGATTATGACAATAAAATCAGTTTAAAAATGATGAGAGAAAATGGAGTATGCATTAAAATGATGAATATGGAAGAATATAAGGCATGTTTTTATCTTTTTGTGGATCCAAACGAGCAGTTTAAACCTTGTGAAGAGTTAGACATTCAGTGTGAAAGAAATGAAATTGAACTGGATCATCTTTGGAGTGAG GAATTTGAAGACTATTTattcaggaggaggagaccaaactcag ttttttttgctTCAGAGGATTTTTCACCCGGTCATAACAACAATGCACTCATCAGACTGCAAGAAGACATTGCAACACCAAAGAAGAAtaaacaagagaaggaatcacaggCAAAGACGCCAGTGAAGTTGCCCCCCTTGAAATATATAGATTGCAAAGAAACACTTAAGAGAAAGCTCACATTTGATTAA